The sequence aagacaagcttgtaccaaacttttaggagcagcgagtagcgggctttttttttaataatgtttacttttttgtgcccttgagctgtctcctttgctgtaaaaaataaaaaaataaataaaaaaataaataaataaataaaaaaaccagTCACGTTATGCTGCAATGATACATGTCTTTTTCAAATTCACTGACTGATTGCTCATTTCTGGATCTGGATACATGATGCGCAGGACACCCGTACAGGTACATAACACATATAAAAATTAATtccaggtatattaaaagacatctggctctgaaCGCGGAAATAAAGGTTATCTTAATAATTTACCGCATGTAAATAACTATTAATAATCggaataacatgaaatagtaaataataactgttgaatgcaatGCTTGGCTATTTAGAATATTacgctacccatgttatttacaagCAACACAGCAAAATTTCTTATGTATAAACACTTGCAAATCACTTTACCAGGTATGTACTTGAATGAGATTAAATATGGGCGTCTGAAAAGCTATGAAGTGTTCCAGtgtgatcagactatactgtttgatatgcCGTTCCTTCGTGTGCTTGTGTGGTAGATTATCCATGAAAATCTTCTGTGTGGGGTTCATATGAGATGACTTGAGGGTTTTCTGTATACacgaacattcaaatatatcactgaaaatatagtTTATCTTCACGCAATCATGAACTAACAAGTGCAGGTGACACATCTACGTTGACGGAATGAAATGGACTCTAGATAAGACCCCTTCACCTTACCTCGTGTCTCTGtgctgtcttcctcccttcccttctctatttccttcctcctcttccttctttagcgagttttccttcttcctcttcagtgtttcagagtattcctgtccttccttccttccacgatccgtatatttcttcttcttcttcgtgggtgttttatggggctagttaagTGGCttatataattcttcttcttcttcgtgggtgttttatggggctagttaggctgtgggcttatataattcttcttcttcgtgggtgttttatggggctagttaggtgGCTTATatatttattcctccttccctgacacacgtggggggcaggatCAGCTGGGCGGGCAAGACTTGTAAACATTGTAAACAGAGCCAAGACCGAGACCGAGAGGAGTGCGTCTTTGTAACGGCTCACTATTAACACCATTTCGGATTGATTAATTGTTTTTCACTCCCATGGTTTTCCTTTTTATGTTATTGTTCTCTGGTGCTCCATTTCTATTATCTCctgtattctctcttcctctttctttttctttatctgttcctCCTTATTTTAGACACGTGGGAAAGGACATTGTAAACAGAGCCAAGACCGAGACCGAGAGGAGTGCGTCTTTGTAACGGCACACTATTGACAGCatttctgattgattgattgtttttcACTCCCAtggttttcctttttatattaatGTTCTCTGGTGCTCCATTTCTATTATCTCctgtattctctcttcctctttctttttctttatctgttcctCCTTATTTTAGACACGGGCACATTGTAAACAGAGCCAAGACCGAGATCAAGAGGAATGAGTCTTTGTAACGGCTTACTATTAACAGCATTTCTGATTGATTGCTAATTTTTCACTCCCAtggttttcctttttatattaatGTTCTCTGGTGCTCCATTTCTATTATCTCttgtattctctcttcctctttctttttctctatctgttcCTCCTTATTTTAGACGGGCACATTGTAAACAGagccaagaccgagaccaagagGAGTGCGTCTTTGTAACGGCTCACTATTAACAGCATTTCTGATTTATTGATAGTTTTTCACTCCCATGGTTTTCCTTTTTATGTTATTGTTCTCTGGtgctccatctctcttcctctttctttttctctatctgttcCTCCTTATTTTAGACACGTGGGAAAGGAGGATCAGCAGCCAGTTCTATCCACCCACTCTGAGGAGGAGGACCGCCGCCCCCCACGCCTAGaccctgcaggtgtgtgtgtgtgtgtgtgtgtgtgtttacctagttgtgaaatacaggaaaaaaggTGTACAAGTCTcatgctgtcctgtctccataacgcttatcatCCCGTTtgtctttaaattcatgaatcgttttcgTCAAGTCCGTTTCATGttatgcttctgtgtgtgtgtgtgtgtgtgtgtttacctagttgtatttacctagttgtgaaatacaggaaaagaggtgTACTAGGTtcatgctgtcccgtctccataacgcttatcatCCCGTTTgggtttaaattcatgaatcgtttttgcccacacagtctcctcgtcaagtccgttccatgtgtgtgtgtgtgtgtgtgtgtgtgtgtatttacctagttgttaaatacaggaaaagaggtgTACTAGTctcatgctgtcccgtctccataacgctgaGGATCACTCCGTCATGGCACAGCGAGAGCACCGAGGTGATTTTGGCGTCCAGCAGGGGGTggctgagggggggaagggggtgagtgtTTGGGTTTACTTTGGCATAGGTTAGGTTtatatagggaaggttaggttaggttaggttaggttaggtttatatagggagggttaggttaggttaggttaggtttatatagggaaggttaggttaggttaggtttatatagggaaggttaggttaggtttatatagggaaggttaggttaggttaggttagttttatatagggaaggttaggttaggttagttttatatagggaaggttaggttaggttaggtttatatagggaaggttaggttaggttagttttatatagggaaggttaggttaggttaggttagttttatatagggaaggttaggttaggttagttttatatagggaaggttaggttaggttaggtttatatagggaaggttaggttaggttaggttatgcatAACTTGGAaacaggcataacttgaaaacagGCATAACTTGGAaacaggcataacttgaaaacagGCATAACTTGGAAACAGACATAACTTGAAaacaggcataacttgaaaacagGCATAACTTGGAAACAGGCATAACTTGGAAACAGGCATAACTTGGAAACAGGCATAACTTGGAAACAGGCATAACTTGGAAACAGGCATAACTTGGAAACAGGCATAACTTGGAaacaggcataacttgaaaacagGCATAACTTGGAaacaggcataacttgaaaacaggcataacttgaaaacagGCATAACTTGGAAACAGGCATAACTTGGAAACAGGCATAACTTGGAaacaggcataacttgaaaacagGCATAACTTGGAaacaggcataacttgaaaacagGCATAACTTGGTaacaggcataacttgaaaacaggcataacttgaaaacaggcataacttgaaaacaggcataacttgaaaacaggcataacttgaaaacaggcataacttgaaaacagGCATAACTTGGAAACAGGCATAACTTGTAaacaggcataacttgaaaacaggcataacttgaaaacagGCATAACTTGGAaacaggcataacttgaaaacaggcataacttgaaaacagGCATAACTTGGAaacaggcataacttgaaaacaggcataacttgaaaacagGCATAACTTGGAaacaggcataacttgaaaacagGCATAACTTGGAAACAGGCATAACTTGGAAACAGGCATAACTTGGAaacaggcataacttgaaaacaggcataacttgaaaacaggcataacttgaaaacagGCATAACTTGGAAACAGGCATAACTTGGAaacaggcataacttgaaaacaggcataacttgaaaacagGCATAACTTGGAAATAGGCTTAACTTGGaaataggcataacttgaaaagtagATGTTCAGGTTTTGATAGTCTTATAGACGGTGTTTAACTGAATGTTATGGCAAACTGAAATTAAGCTGAATGTAACAAAACTCCTGCGGGGCTGAGTATTGTTGGGTAGGCTGCCACCACCCCAAAGGCCTGGTGAACGGTCAACAGCTCcacggggaggaaggaagaaataaaactaGACGTGAAACATAAACTAGCACTCAGTCACACCGGGTGAGATTCTAGAGAAACCTTTGGGTAGCGCGGAAGCTTATTATGAAGGAGGGCGCGAGGCTGTTTTTCCTATGTAACATCCGGCCGATCTtccttaaccgtgtagcagcgacgggccaaatttgtgccatgatataaacccccaaaaatagatgatgcataaactgatcacaaatgctttgatatatattatgaaatggtttgtgtgaggggtgattttttctcatttttctcgcttggagggaccattaagaaacatgatccccgctgctaccaggttaactttAAAACTAATAAATGGTAATTGAAAAGAGATAATGATATAATTAAGGGAGTTTACTGTATTATAAGTTTACAAAAGAAATGATGTAAGTAGTATAAAATATTAAGAGCCTAATCTTACTGGGGTAACTTACAACCTTACATTGAATAACCTTGGCTGGCCTAGGGTCTGCTCCCAAGGTGATGAACAACAATTACATGCTGATGATTAATTGGGGTAGTAGGGGGCCTGGGAAGTGTTGTGTGCCGGGACGAGACAGGAAACTGGGAGGATTTACTTAAATCAGTTTAAATGTTAAATTATGTTAAATTCACAGACTGCCTCttgaggactccttggtgcatcccgcGCCTGGCCTGCTGGCTTGGTCCCTGAGTGTGGTGTCGGGGAACCTTGCCGCCCGCTGCAGCTTCCCTGAGGTTCCTGCAAGGCCTGCCGCCTCCTCACAGCAGGagcagtgttgcagtggaggctgcagggccgggcagcagcctgagtggccgggaccagcaggagcagactgcccctggtgtgaggatcaggggtgaaccaccaccaccttgctgctggcatctccagccataaaggaaagggaacgttTGAGTGTGAGAAGATTGGAGACTGAGAGCAAGTtcaccagacacagccttgcactcaCTGCTGAAGGAAACCATGAGTGCCCAGAGTGTGGccaaagactccctgggaagggtggcCTCTAcaattacacccacacactctgatGGAAAaactcatgaatgccaagagtgtggcaaaaagttcagaaCTAaaagtcacctcaacacacacacccttgcacacactggggaaagacctcatgaatgccgagAGTGTGGCAGAAACTTCAGAATAAAAagtcacctcaacagacacacccttacacacactggcaaaaggcctcatgaatgccaagagtgtggcaagaaGTTCCgtcagaagagtaccctcaacacacacacccttacacacactggggaaAGACCTCATGAGTGCcttgagtgtggcaaaaagttcagtacgAAGAGTGACCTTAAAGATCACACCTTTACGCACAcgggtgaaagacctcatgaatgtgaagtttgtgggaaacaGTTCACTCTAAAGAACACCCTCAaccaacacacccttacacacactggtgaaaggcctcatgagtgTGAAATATGTGGGAAACAGTTCTCTCAGAaaagtaccctcaacacacacacccttacacacacgggtgaaagacctcatgaatgtggAGTTTGCGGGAGACAATTCACCAAGAAGtccaccctcaacacacacatccttacacacactggtgaaaagcCTCATAAGTGTAAAGTATGTAGGAAACAGTTCACTCAGAAGagcactctcaacacacacacccttacacacgctGCTGAAAAGCCTCTTGGGTGCCCAGAGTGTGGCAAGAGATTTTCTGCGACGGGTAGTTTGAACAGACACATCTTCCGACACTCTGGCCTGAgggagttcaagtgtgatgtctGTGGGAAACATTTCATAACAAAGAGTGAAATTtacaggcacatgaaggtccatttcccctgaggtgttgtgtggtgctggggtgtgtggtgggggtgatggtgtcaGTAACAGAGGTGGAAGGAGTGGTTGGCAGTGTCTTATGGCCAGTGTAACAGCCCAGTACAccaagttcgtaagctccccaaccaaacacaaaatactacgaaaattcctcGTATTGTGTTTGCGAGTGATATAAATAGGATTAAATTTTAGCAGACCACATGGAAAGTCTCGttagtatctggtattgcgaAGAAAAAAAGGGATCATTGTGAATTTTATAGTTTGGTTTGAACGCTTACAATGGCTATGTTGGACTGTCAAACTGGCCTTACTTAGGGAACAATTACTGATAAATGATTATTGGAACTGATTTGGTCTGTAGCTCACACTTTAAtggccagcgttgccaaattatcgaaCACACCGTATTtaattttcgtagtttctgactgatatctacagcaaaaacaaacaaaacaaacataaataaataacagttttaacgctaactttaatatcctttcgttatttgtgtagggaCGAAAGTtggaggcttaaaaatgataaatacagtgtggtggatacgataatctggcaacgctgataaTGGCGTAGGTAGGCCTGGGCTTTCAGTGCTATAGCGCCCAATGTTTTATAAATAGGCCTGGATCCCcaagattttttatttattttttttttcttatttttttttttcagaatagcCCCAGCCAGGCCAAAACAAAATGCTGATTcttgttaacccagtagcagcgatgggccaaatttgtggctttaccgtgtaccagtgacgggccaaatttgtggctttaccgtgtaccagtgacgggccaaatttgtggcttcaccgtgtagcagcgacgggccaaatttgtggctttaccatgtaccagcgacgggccaaatttgtggcttcaccgtgtagcagcgacgggccaaatttgtggcttcaccgtgtagcagcgacgggccaaatttgtgccatgatataaaccccccaaaaaatagatgatacataatctgatcacaaatgcttggatatatattatgaaatggtttgtgtgaggggtgattttgtctcatttttctcgcttggagggaccattaagaatcatgatccacGCTGATACCACTGGGTTAAGGTGTTCGTAATAAAAATTATATATCATAGATTTCATACAGAGATCACATGGTTTGTTCCCGTCCAGTACATGTTCCTATCACGTATTCACGGCCACACAACGGTAAGATATCGTTATTTTAGAGTTATGtgatatttattttataagaCTTCAAATTT is a genomic window of Eriocheir sinensis breed Jianghai 21 chromosome 69, ASM2467909v1, whole genome shotgun sequence containing:
- the LOC126988524 gene encoding zinc finger protein 431-like, with product MSAQSVAKDSLGRVASTITPTHSDGKTHECQECGKKFRTKSHLNTHTLAHTGERPHECRECGRNFRIKSHLNRHTLTHTGKRPHECQECGKKFRQKSTLNTHTLTHTGERPHECLECGKKFSTKSDLKDHTFTHTGERPHECEVCGKQFTLKNTLNQHTLTHTGERPHECEICGKQFSQKSTLNTHTLTHTGERPHECGVCGRQFTKKSTLNTHILTHTGEKPHKCKVCRKQFTQKSTLNTHTLTHAAEKPLGCPECGKRFSATGSLNRHIFRHSGLREFKCDVCGKHFITKSEIYRHMKVHFP